From Staphylothermus hellenicus DSM 12710, a single genomic window includes:
- a CDS encoding MBL fold metallo-hydrolase, with product MVIVEWHGHACVSLRRSNGYTIVFDPHDGVSIGLPRPNVKGDLILVTHDHFDHNAVDIVRKEDSRVFKEFHGEAYIDDIKIKGIKTYHDKFQGRRRGINTIYIVEVEGYRIAHLGDLGHKLSSELVGELRNLDLLIIPVGGTYTIGPDEAWDIITEVQPNNVLPIHYWIKGLNLPLFPIDDFLVYVKKYHVVRLNSRSFKLGEYEKNVIIPRI from the coding sequence ATGGTTATAGTCGAGTGGCATGGACACGCATGTGTTTCCCTCAGGAGAAGCAATGGTTACACAATAGTTTTTGATCCACATGATGGAGTAAGTATAGGTTTACCTAGACCTAATGTGAAAGGGGATCTAATACTAGTTACTCATGATCATTTTGATCATAACGCAGTAGATATAGTTAGGAAAGAAGATAGCAGAGTATTCAAAGAATTTCATGGAGAAGCATATATAGATGACATCAAGATAAAGGGGATAAAAACCTATCATGACAAGTTCCAGGGCAGAAGAAGAGGCATCAATACAATCTATATCGTAGAAGTTGAAGGATATAGGATAGCGCACTTAGGAGATCTAGGACATAAACTATCCAGCGAGTTAGTCGGTGAACTTAGAAACTTAGACTTATTAATTATACCGGTAGGAGGCACATATACTATAGGTCCTGATGAAGCATGGGATATAATTACAGAAGTTCAACCCAACAATGTCTTACCAATACATTACTGGATAAAAGGATTAAATCTACCATTATTCCCCATTGATGATTTCCTCGTATACGTTAAGAAATACCATGTAGTCCGATTAAATAGTAGATCATTCAAACTAGGAGAATACGAGAAAAACGTGATTATACCTAGAATATAG
- a CDS encoding glycosyltransferase — protein MILFIMGLIGLLLISIPSTVLLLIYVVFYLYGTRYRLPRIQDTMYNGIVSIIIPVRNEPIELMQEALNDIYSWNIRDNIEVIIISDDPPERLADIEKLVYSWRQRGLNVHLIWRSEPKGYKAGALNTALLASRGKYLYVVDVDSRVSPSFIVKAANIMMKNKNVAAVVARWTGKNRDTRVAEAVFASMKFIVDALYKGRSALNLPVFPVGTGTLFNAEFIRRELGGWDEERIQDDMEIGCRIMARGKEILFLDDEKVYVEVPRRFKSLRVQQERWAYGSADTAIARFKDILKAPLPWYAKLEAFNFLLQYLPAFLIFLGFLIVAPISYFLNYDFFKELWILGVPWLVSAVLYIRYYARSLGECGYSVWRSIVNLGRSSAITALLTPTISYALIKAFLRIKMSFKRTPKGIHEHITNSYRVPVEIIIGVLILLTGIILVIYGIVYTGLWCLFYSAGYLYGIYRWGKDLLFK, from the coding sequence ATGATTTTGTTTATAATGGGGCTAATTGGCTTATTGCTAATATCTATTCCTTCAACAGTTTTACTTCTTATATATGTTGTATTTTATCTTTATGGAACAAGATATAGGCTGCCTAGAATACAGGATACCATGTATAATGGTATAGTATCAATTATTATTCCTGTAAGGAATGAACCAATCGAGTTAATGCAAGAAGCCCTCAATGATATATATAGTTGGAATATAAGGGACAATATAGAAGTTATCATTATCTCCGATGATCCCCCTGAAAGACTAGCTGATATAGAAAAACTTGTATATTCTTGGAGGCAACGTGGATTAAATGTCCATCTTATATGGCGATCTGAGCCGAAAGGATATAAGGCTGGAGCATTAAATACTGCATTGCTTGCTTCCCGCGGCAAATACTTATACGTTGTAGACGTGGATAGTAGAGTATCCCCTAGCTTCATAGTTAAAGCCGCCAATATAATGATGAAAAATAAAAATGTTGCAGCTGTTGTTGCAAGATGGACTGGTAAAAATAGAGATACCAGGGTAGCTGAAGCAGTATTTGCTTCAATGAAGTTTATTGTTGATGCTCTCTATAAGGGTAGAAGCGCTCTAAATCTACCAGTATTCCCTGTTGGAACAGGAACATTGTTTAATGCAGAATTTATACGTAGAGAGCTGGGTGGATGGGATGAGGAGAGAATTCAAGATGACATGGAGATTGGCTGCAGAATAATGGCTAGAGGCAAGGAAATACTGTTTTTAGACGATGAAAAAGTCTATGTTGAGGTTCCGAGGAGATTTAAGAGCTTAAGAGTTCAACAGGAGAGATGGGCTTATGGCTCAGCTGATACAGCTATTGCTAGGTTTAAAGATATATTAAAGGCTCCTCTTCCATGGTATGCTAAGCTTGAAGCTTTTAATTTCCTACTACAATACCTGCCAGCTTTCCTTATATTTCTAGGATTCCTCATAGTTGCACCGATAAGTTATTTTCTAAACTATGATTTTTTCAAGGAGCTATGGATACTAGGTGTTCCATGGCTTGTATCAGCTGTTCTCTACATTAGATACTATGCTAGAAGCCTGGGGGAGTGCGGATATAGCGTTTGGAGATCAATAGTTAACCTGGGAAGATCATCGGCTATAACGGCTCTACTAACTCCCACGATAAGCTATGCTTTAATAAAGGCTTTTCTAAGAATTAAAATGAGTTTTAAGAGAACCCCCAAGGGCATACATGAGCATATAACTAATAGTTATCGTGTACCAGTAGAAATCATTATAGGCGTATTAATTCTATTAACAGGGATAATACTAGTAATATATGGAATAGTTTATACTGGTCTTTGGTGTTTATTCTATAGTGCTGGGTACCTCTACGGAATTTACAGGTGGGGTAAAGATCTCCTATTTAAGTGA
- a CDS encoding TldD/PmbA family protein, translated as MVSSEINIYDLGILALREAIRYGADEAEVYIVKTKEIESTIQNNKITETTTSRNGGISLRVSLGKKLGFASTNKLIPQELGKLAEKAVAIAKASNEDKDWPGFPPPQEYRTVKNIFSPQLAEIDEDTIIEKTKQLLENTLVDKRITMVYGGISVNRTSIAILNTNGLSNIQHLTASIVFLETLASEAGNTTPIVTTGDHSRTSIPSIEYLAKRAVEETLSCLKPVKIEPGNYPVIMNASAIESLFNYTLFEALKGDNVVRGRSPYRGRENEKIASEILTLIDDGTLNQGLFTALFDHEGVSMKKKILIENGILKQFLFNHYWARRYGGESTGNAMRQSYNSIPRIYPTNIYVKQGDASFDEIIKETRKGLLVKGLQGAHSSNPETGEYSVVATPAWLVDNGVLKPVRNVMLAGNIYDELFRIDMIGKRTEKWIHVWTPPIRFSKIRVIPR; from the coding sequence ATGGTTAGCTCAGAAATAAACATATATGATTTGGGAATTCTAGCTCTTCGCGAAGCAATTAGGTATGGAGCGGATGAAGCAGAAGTCTATATTGTTAAAACAAAGGAAATAGAATCCACAATACAAAACAATAAAATAACAGAAACAACAACAAGCAGGAACGGAGGAATAAGTCTGCGTGTCTCACTTGGTAAAAAACTTGGCTTCGCATCAACAAACAAACTTATCCCCCAAGAACTAGGAAAACTTGCCGAAAAAGCCGTAGCAATAGCTAAGGCTTCAAATGAGGACAAGGACTGGCCAGGATTTCCTCCACCACAAGAATACCGCACAGTTAAAAACATATTCTCTCCGCAGCTAGCTGAAATAGATGAAGACACAATTATTGAGAAAACAAAGCAACTATTAGAGAACACATTAGTAGATAAAAGAATAACTATGGTTTATGGAGGCATTAGTGTTAATAGGACAAGCATTGCTATACTGAACACTAATGGTTTATCCAATATACAGCATTTAACAGCTAGCATAGTATTCCTTGAAACACTAGCCTCTGAGGCTGGTAATACTACACCAATCGTCACAACGGGTGATCACTCTAGAACATCAATACCAAGTATCGAATACTTAGCTAAGAGAGCAGTTGAAGAAACACTATCATGTTTAAAACCAGTCAAGATCGAGCCAGGAAACTATCCTGTTATAATGAATGCTTCAGCCATTGAGAGCCTATTCAACTATACATTATTCGAAGCTCTAAAAGGAGATAATGTAGTTCGTGGTAGGAGTCCTTATAGGGGAAGAGAAAATGAAAAAATAGCCTCAGAGATCCTTACATTAATTGATGATGGAACACTGAATCAAGGGCTCTTCACAGCATTATTCGATCATGAAGGAGTAAGTATGAAGAAGAAAATACTGATAGAAAACGGTATACTGAAACAATTCTTATTCAATCATTACTGGGCAAGAAGATATGGTGGAGAAAGCACTGGAAACGCTATGCGTCAATCCTATAATTCTATACCAAGAATATATCCAACAAACATCTATGTAAAGCAAGGTGATGCAAGCTTTGACGAAATAATCAAAGAAACTAGGAAGGGATTACTAGTTAAAGGTCTACAAGGAGCTCATAGCAGTAATCCGGAAACAGGCGAGTATAGTGTAGTAGCTACTCCTGCATGGCTTGTTGATAATGGAGTGTTAAAACCTGTTAGAAACGTTATGCTTGCTGGGAACATATATGATGAACTATTTAGGATAGATATGATTGGTAAGAGAACAGAGAAATGGATACATGTATGGACACCGCCAATAAGGTTTTCAAAAATAAGAGTCATACCTAGGTGA
- the tldD gene encoding zinc metalloprotease TldD: MLTEDELSKLINIGLEKGADFIDIRIEDHIENSITIRDYIVDEASSTIVTGAGIRVLYNGGLGFASTNNLSWDNMLKTLESALKIARLLSGKTNVKLTMLPGRHDIVHSKLEEDPRSISPGQKINDLLKLSREVFSRSEAIKTITTRYKDITGRTIYVSSEDRFIEQHYNYTWLYSWVTGRENDVAASARTELGTRRGYVIFNKYPQEEIADTLVKRVLNQLKAITPKGGLYPAILAPEVVGVFAHEAFGHLAEADLTVSGSILADKLGKKIVSELVTIVDDPTIPDAYGTFKYDDEGVETRPVKIVENGVLKELMVDRKFSAMLNMKPTGNARAEDYNVPPLIRMRTTYIAPRDMSLEELLEDIKYGYYLVSFRGGQANLDGTFQVGIQEAYEIVNGEIGRPVRNMSISGNTIDTLKYVSGVGKDFQYFYGRCGKGQTAFVSDGGPHIRVDKILIGGAK, translated from the coding sequence ATGTTAACCGAGGATGAATTATCTAAACTGATAAATATTGGGTTAGAGAAAGGCGCTGATTTTATCGATATAAGAATTGAAGATCACATTGAAAACTCGATCACAATTCGTGATTATATAGTTGATGAAGCCTCTAGCACAATTGTTACAGGTGCAGGTATTCGTGTATTATATAATGGTGGATTAGGCTTTGCATCAACAAATAATTTATCATGGGATAACATGCTTAAAACACTTGAGTCAGCACTGAAAATTGCAAGGCTTTTATCGGGTAAAACAAATGTTAAATTAACAATGCTTCCTGGAAGACATGATATTGTTCATTCTAAACTAGAAGAGGATCCTAGGAGTATTTCTCCGGGACAAAAAATAAATGATTTATTAAAGCTTAGCAGAGAAGTATTTTCGAGAAGCGAAGCTATTAAAACCATTACTACAAGATACAAGGACATTACTGGTAGAACAATATATGTGTCAAGCGAGGATCGCTTTATTGAGCAACACTATAATTATACATGGCTTTATTCATGGGTTACAGGCAGAGAAAATGATGTTGCCGCTTCTGCGAGAACAGAGCTGGGCACACGTAGGGGATACGTTATTTTCAATAAATATCCTCAGGAAGAAATAGCCGATACACTGGTTAAAAGAGTTCTTAACCAATTAAAAGCTATTACTCCAAAAGGAGGATTATACCCGGCAATACTAGCTCCCGAAGTCGTTGGTGTTTTCGCTCATGAAGCATTCGGTCATTTAGCAGAAGCCGACCTCACAGTTTCTGGCAGTATATTGGCTGATAAGTTAGGCAAAAAGATTGTCAGCGAACTAGTTACAATAGTCGATGATCCAACAATACCAGATGCCTATGGCACATTCAAATATGATGATGAAGGTGTTGAAACAAGACCTGTTAAGATAGTTGAAAATGGAGTGCTTAAAGAATTAATGGTTGATCGGAAATTTTCTGCTATGTTGAATATGAAACCAACCGGTAACGCTAGAGCCGAGGACTACAATGTTCCTCCCCTGATTAGGATGAGAACAACATATATTGCGCCTCGAGATATGTCTTTAGAAGAGCTACTTGAAGATATTAAGTATGGTTATTACCTCGTAAGTTTTCGTGGCGGACAAGCCAATTTAGATGGAACATTTCAGGTAGGGATTCAGGAAGCATATGAAATTGTTAATGGAGAAATAGGAAGACCTGTTAGGAATATGAGCATAAGCGGGAACACTATTGATACACTAAAATATGTGAGCGGGGTAGGTAAAGATTTTCAATACTTTTATGGTAGGTGCGGTAAGGGACAAACAGCTTTTGTCTCAGATGGTGGGCCTCATATTAGAGTTGATAAAATCTTAATTGGAGGTGCTAAGTAA
- a CDS encoding PfkB family carbohydrate kinase translates to MKYNIRLYGNFTYDIIVVQRKLLDKRLGGGVYYSSIPFITDSKYNVKIYTVISPIIYYSNKLLRYIAQEQFSTNTNIFKLIYEGPKRTIIVVDRAPQINMYIKNEKADVSIVNPVLGEISTSLLRQIRMVSKIVATDIQGFSRIVNKQNIIVTKRTSDSLDAMNLSNIVHMGLDEAIHITQAKDVNHIAEKLSKISKNTLFIITNSENPPILIFRDKYMIIGSRQKPVQDRTGAGDYFLSVFTKEYMITNDEIESMHHALRETTKWLEIRNASSQPTALKPPPPNP, encoded by the coding sequence ATGAAGTATAATATTAGATTATACGGTAACTTCACATATGATATAATAGTGGTTCAGAGAAAATTACTTGATAAAAGACTGGGTGGAGGAGTATACTATTCATCCATACCTTTTATTACCGATAGTAAATACAATGTAAAAATATACACAGTTATATCTCCAATCATATATTATAGTAACAAACTATTAAGATATATTGCACAGGAACAGTTCTCTACAAATACAAATATATTTAAACTAATTTATGAAGGGCCTAAGAGAACAATCATAGTAGTTGATCGGGCTCCACAAATTAATATGTATATTAAAAATGAGAAGGCAGATGTCTCTATAGTAAACCCTGTTCTTGGAGAAATCTCAACATCGTTACTCAGACAAATAAGGATGGTTTCAAAAATAGTTGCAACCGATATTCAAGGATTTTCACGTATAGTTAACAAACAAAATATAATCGTAACTAAGAGAACAAGTGATTCCTTAGATGCAATGAATTTATCAAATATTGTTCATATGGGTTTAGATGAAGCTATTCATATAACACAGGCGAAAGATGTAAATCATATAGCAGAAAAACTTAGCAAAATAAGTAAGAATACATTATTTATAATAACAAATAGTGAAAACCCACCTATTCTAATTTTCAGAGATAAATACATGATCATTGGATCTAGGCAAAAACCAGTTCAAGACCGAACAGGAGCAGGCGATTATTTTCTAAGCGTTTTCACGAAAGAATACATGATAACCAATGACGAAATAGAATCAATGCACCATGCTTTAAGGGAAACAACTAAATGGTTAGAAATAAGAAATGCCTCATCGCAGCCCACCGCCCTTAAACCACCACCGCCTAACCCATAG